The nucleotide sequence GGAAGCTGCTGCTGATGTCTGATCGATAGTTGTTGCGGGCTGTCCAACTGTCGGCTGTACGCTGTCGGTTGTATATACGTCATCGGAGTTGTTGGGTTGGCCATCTTTGCCCGGAGATATGATGATATAGCCTGTCACATTGCCGTTGGAATCCTTTACAAGATCGTAGTAGTACGGATGTCCCCACGGGTCCTTGATACCGTCTGTACCGCCTGTCCAGTTGATGCCGCCGTCTTTCAACACCTTACCTACATAATTATCAGTTGTGTTGTCTTTTGACGGATACACACCCTGTCCTTCGTCTGCCGTGTAGGTTTCAATGACGGTTTTCATCGTGCCCAAATCGCTCATCGCCCTCGCCTGACGTGCCCTGTCGGTGTAGCCCAAGAGCCTCGGCACCAGCACCGCTGCGAGGATAGCTATGATCGCCACAACAACCAGCA is from Caldanaerobius fijiensis DSM 17918 and encodes:
- a CDS encoding type II secretion system protein GspG produces the protein MGKLFRRADTEKREVKDVERTWFGRMVKNVHNNKGFTLVELLVVVAIIAILAAVLVPRLLGYTDRARQARAMSDLGTMKTVIETYTADEGQGVYPSKDNTTDNYVGKVLKDGGINWTGGTDGIKDPWGHPYYYDLVKDSNGNVTGYIIISPGKDGQPNNSDDVYTTDSVQPTVGQPATTIDQTSAAASAQ